One stretch of Halapricum desulfuricans DNA includes these proteins:
- a CDS encoding thioredoxin family protein, producing the protein MSLDTMEPDPVFNEDAHTDTIDTLAEHDELQYLVWGGDWCGDCRAQLPILGAALQAAGVEDDRIEEIPVEKLDDGSKAGPKVEAYGIKYIPTVVVEHGGEEIARFVEEEPVSIPVYLAERIREHFGEN; encoded by the coding sequence ATGAGTCTCGACACGATGGAGCCGGATCCGGTATTCAACGAAGACGCACACACCGACACGATCGACACGCTCGCCGAACACGACGAACTACAGTATCTCGTCTGGGGCGGCGACTGGTGTGGTGACTGCCGCGCCCAGTTGCCCATCCTCGGGGCGGCCCTGCAGGCGGCCGGCGTCGAGGACGACCGAATCGAGGAGATTCCCGTCGAGAAACTGGACGACGGCTCGAAGGCAGGCCCGAAAGTCGAAGCATACGGAATCAAGTACATTCCGACGGTAGTTGTTGAGCACGGTGGCGAGGAAATCGCCCGATTCGTCGAAGAAGAGCCGGTCTCGATCCCGGTCTATCTGGCCGAGCGGATCCGCGAGCACTTCGGAGAGAACTAG
- a CDS encoding ABC transporter substrate-binding protein, with the protein MVGGDGEAAMNALLEGFESQHPGVSLGDVTDENLSLTVKSRILKENPPDVWIEWPGKNLTPYVDAGVLGDVSGVWTETDMERAYLDGPRSAAAFDGTYRAVPLNIHRINNLFYNVDLAVEAGVDPSRVSSPREFVDLLRQAEAETGAVGMLLPMKNPWTVLQLWETVLLGEHGHDVYRSVTDGEASRHRGAIEDALDIVSAYADLATDDALYVSLTDANERFIEGESVFFHQGDWAAGAYTETDGFRYGSDWDHVPFPGTEGRYAMNMDAVIASATTDDEGVDAFLRYAGSADGQRRFNQKKGSIPPRTDVSMAEFTEFLQRQYEDFESSRSQPLSITHGLGVRPEQLIELKTSIASFVADRDIDSTATELVAAFDQQ; encoded by the coding sequence ATGGTCGGCGGCGACGGCGAGGCGGCGATGAACGCCCTGCTCGAGGGATTCGAGAGCCAGCACCCGGGCGTCTCGCTCGGCGACGTCACCGACGAGAACCTCAGCCTGACCGTCAAGAGTCGCATCCTCAAGGAGAACCCGCCGGACGTCTGGATCGAGTGGCCGGGCAAGAACCTCACACCGTACGTCGATGCCGGCGTTCTCGGGGACGTCTCGGGCGTCTGGACGGAGACGGACATGGAGCGAGCGTACCTCGACGGCCCCCGAAGCGCGGCGGCGTTCGACGGAACGTACCGGGCCGTCCCGCTGAACATCCACCGGATCAACAACCTCTTTTACAACGTCGACCTGGCCGTCGAGGCGGGCGTCGATCCCTCGCGCGTCTCGAGCCCGCGGGAGTTCGTCGACCTGCTCCGGCAGGCCGAAGCCGAGACCGGCGCAGTCGGGATGTTGCTCCCGATGAAAAACCCCTGGACGGTCCTCCAGCTGTGGGAGACGGTGTTGCTCGGCGAGCACGGCCACGACGTCTATCGGTCGGTGACCGACGGCGAGGCGAGTCGTCACCGGGGGGCGATCGAAGACGCGCTCGACATCGTCTCGGCGTACGCCGACCTGGCCACCGACGACGCGCTGTACGTCTCGCTGACTGACGCAAACGAGCGGTTCATCGAGGGCGAGTCGGTGTTCTTCCATCAGGGCGACTGGGCCGCGGGCGCGTACACGGAGACCGACGGGTTCCGCTATGGCTCGGACTGGGATCACGTCCCGTTCCCGGGCACCGAGGGGCGATACGCGATGAACATGGACGCGGTGATCGCCTCGGCAACGACCGACGACGAGGGCGTCGACGCGTTCCTGCGATATGCCGGTTCGGCCGACGGCCAGCGCCGGTTCAACCAGAAGAAGGGGTCGATCCCGCCGCGGACGGACGTCTCGATGGCCGAGTTCACCGAGTTCCTCCAGCGCCAGTACGAGGACTTCGAGTCCTCGCGTTCACAGCCGCTGTCGATCACGCACGGCCTCGGCGTCCGACCGGAGCAACTCATCGAACTCAAGACGTCGATCGCGTCGTTCGTCGCCGACCGCGATATCGACAGCACTGCCACGGAACTGGTCGCGGCCTTCGACCAGCAGTAG
- a CDS encoding methyl-accepting chemotaxis protein gives MGFSVDRATAGALALQLGHALYQALLPSVASGPGYAASAVSGFVVAGTALAYAVRRLDTRIGRLQDETQALADERDAVQRQQDELRTEVETLEDRLEDAQSALAEQRSAARATPATTDGGVPAAESGPDSDLLRTYASTLQRVGDGDLSQRLDTDAADGAMGDLSEAFNEMTAAFEQTIDAANEFSGDVADSSEQVTAATEAVREASENVAASIDEIAAVFQDQHEQISRISEEMGEMSATIEEIAASSDEVAQKAERTERNTVEGIESARGVVDAMDEASEQTETVVGSVEALDEQMDEVGQIVDMIDDIAEQTNILALNASIEAAHASSGEETGFGVVADEVKNLAEETKDATDEIEALIDEIRDQTDETVAEINEMQVTVEDGQADAREGLEALESILDHVEQTASGVKEISNATDDQAASSEEVASIADQAAETSRTHVEEAEHVAAIAEEQTLALGEMYVNARMLTMRARQLTTLFDRYETS, from the coding sequence ATGGGATTTTCAGTTGACCGCGCGACGGCTGGCGCGCTCGCGCTCCAGCTGGGACACGCGCTGTATCAGGCTCTCTTGCCGTCTGTCGCGTCCGGGCCGGGGTACGCAGCCTCGGCAGTCAGCGGTTTCGTCGTCGCCGGGACCGCACTGGCGTATGCCGTCCGGCGGCTCGACACGCGAATCGGGCGATTGCAGGACGAAACGCAAGCGCTTGCCGACGAGCGCGACGCGGTACAGCGACAGCAGGACGAACTTCGGACCGAGGTCGAGACGCTCGAAGACCGGCTCGAAGACGCCCAGTCGGCGCTCGCCGAGCAGCGAAGCGCGGCCCGGGCGACACCAGCGACGACGGACGGCGGCGTCCCGGCCGCCGAAAGTGGCCCGGACAGCGATCTGCTACGGACGTACGCGAGCACGCTCCAGCGGGTCGGGGACGGCGATCTCAGTCAGCGTCTCGACACTGACGCGGCCGACGGAGCGATGGGCGACCTCTCGGAGGCGTTCAACGAGATGACGGCGGCCTTCGAGCAGACGATCGACGCGGCGAACGAGTTCAGCGGGGACGTGGCGGATTCGAGCGAGCAGGTGACGGCCGCGACCGAGGCCGTCAGGGAGGCCAGCGAGAACGTCGCGGCGTCGATCGACGAGATCGCCGCGGTGTTCCAGGACCAGCACGAACAGATCAGCCGCATCTCCGAAGAGATGGGGGAGATGTCGGCGACGATCGAGGAAATCGCCGCCTCGAGCGACGAGGTCGCCCAGAAGGCCGAACGGACCGAACGCAACACTGTCGAAGGAATCGAATCGGCTCGCGGCGTCGTCGACGCCATGGACGAGGCGAGCGAGCAGACCGAAACCGTTGTCGGATCCGTCGAGGCCCTCGACGAGCAGATGGACGAGGTCGGACAGATCGTCGACATGATCGACGACATCGCTGAACAGACGAACATCCTCGCGCTGAACGCCTCGATCGAGGCCGCACACGCCTCCTCGGGTGAGGAGACCGGCTTCGGCGTCGTCGCCGACGAGGTCAAGAACCTCGCCGAGGAGACCAAAGACGCGACCGACGAGATCGAGGCGCTCATCGACGAGATTCGGGACCAGACCGACGAGACCGTCGCGGAGATCAACGAGATGCAGGTGACCGTCGAAGACGGACAGGCCGACGCTCGGGAGGGGCTCGAGGCGCTCGAATCGATCCTGGATCACGTCGAGCAGACGGCGAGCGGCGTCAAGGAGATCTCCAACGCGACCGACGATCAGGCCGCCTCCAGCGAGGAAGTCGCCTCGATCGCCGACCAGGCCGCCGAGACGAGCCGAACGCACGTCGAGGAAGCCGAACACGTCGCCGCGATAGCCGAGGAACAGACGCTCGCACTCGGGGAGATGTACGTCAACGCCAGGATGCTCACGATGCGCGCGCGCCAGCTCACGACGCTGTTCGACCGTTACGAGACGTCGTAG
- a CDS encoding sugar phosphate isomerase/epimerase family protein, which yields MDVGVLTVPLGDQPRESAFEYLAGLGVDAVELGCGGYPGSDHVDRSALLSDPDARAALRDDLDAHDLRVSALATHNNPLHPDEQRASEADRELREAIELAGLLDVGTVTCFSGLPAGGPNDEVPNWVTAPWPGEHADAHEYQWEVATEYWRELASYADEHGVDLAIEMHPNMLIYEPTGLLELRERTSERVGANFDPSHLYWQGIEVTDAIRLLGEAIHHVHAKDTRVYDAQARTKGVLDTTAYDEVADRSWLFRSVGYGHGEDHWRDVVSTLRMVGYDGALSIEHEDALTSASEGLEKGVELLQRVVFEDRPGDAFWA from the coding sequence ATGGACGTCGGCGTACTCACCGTCCCGCTGGGGGACCAGCCGCGCGAATCGGCTTTCGAATATCTCGCCGGACTCGGCGTCGACGCCGTCGAACTGGGCTGTGGCGGCTACCCGGGATCGGATCACGTCGATCGATCGGCGTTGCTGTCCGATCCCGACGCGCGGGCCGCCCTCCGGGACGACCTGGACGCGCACGACCTGCGCGTGAGCGCGCTCGCGACCCACAACAACCCGCTCCATCCCGACGAGCAGCGGGCGAGCGAGGCCGACAGGGAACTGCGCGAGGCCATCGAACTTGCGGGGCTGCTGGACGTGGGGACCGTGACCTGTTTCTCCGGCTTGCCGGCCGGCGGCCCGAACGACGAGGTGCCCAACTGGGTGACAGCGCCCTGGCCGGGCGAACACGCCGACGCCCACGAGTACCAGTGGGAAGTCGCCACCGAGTACTGGCGGGAACTGGCGAGTTACGCCGACGAGCACGGCGTCGATCTGGCGATCGAGATGCACCCGAACATGCTGATCTACGAGCCGACGGGGCTGCTCGAACTCCGCGAGCGGACCAGCGAGCGCGTCGGCGCGAACTTCGACCCCTCGCACCTCTACTGGCAGGGCATCGAGGTCACCGACGCGATCAGACTGCTGGGCGAGGCCATCCACCACGTCCACGCCAAGGACACCCGGGTCTACGACGCGCAGGCCCGGACGAAGGGCGTGCTGGATACGACCGCCTACGACGAGGTCGCCGACCGGTCCTGGCTCTTCCGGTCGGTCGGGTACGGCCACGGCGAGGACCACTGGCGGGACGTCGTCTCGACGCTTCGGATGGTCGGCTACGACGGCGCGCTCTCGATCGAACACGAGGACGCGCTCACCTCAGCCAGCGAGGGGCTCGAAAAGGGCGTCGAGTTGCTCCAGCGCGTCGTCTTCGAGGACCGGCCCGGCGACGCGTTTTGGGCGTGA
- a CDS encoding Gfo/Idh/MocA family protein, with translation MTLSVGMLGYRFMGRAHANALARLPMFFPDAPTVEREVLIGRDESALSEAAGRLGFERTATDWRDVIDEVDVFYNLGPNHLHAEPSIAALEAGAAVLCEKPLAADDAAAERMARAAADAAVPTATAFNYRYVPAIQYAKRLLDAGELGEIRHFRGRYLQDWLVDPDAPWSWRLDADLAGSGALGDLGAHTVDLARYLIGDIAEVSGQLRTFVDERPTPDGEDSREVTVDDAYSAQVTFENGAVGTLEASRFATGHKNDHAIAIHGSKGSLRFGLERLNELEVNLEGDRGYQRVLVTDEDDPYGEHWWPPGHVLGWEHTFVHENYEFLTAVADGGEYRPNFADGAAVQRVLAAIEESDDRGERLSVE, from the coding sequence ATGACACTCTCTGTCGGAATGCTCGGATACCGGTTCATGGGTCGGGCCCATGCCAACGCGCTCGCGCGGTTGCCCATGTTCTTCCCGGACGCACCGACCGTCGAGCGAGAGGTACTGATCGGCCGGGACGAATCCGCCCTGTCCGAGGCCGCCGGTCGGCTCGGGTTCGAACGGACGGCCACCGACTGGCGGGACGTGATCGACGAGGTCGACGTCTTCTACAACCTCGGCCCGAACCACCTCCACGCCGAGCCGTCGATCGCGGCGCTCGAGGCCGGGGCGGCCGTCCTCTGTGAGAAGCCCCTCGCGGCCGACGACGCGGCCGCCGAACGCATGGCCCGGGCGGCCGCCGACGCGGCCGTCCCGACGGCGACGGCGTTCAACTACCGGTACGTCCCGGCGATCCAGTACGCGAAGCGACTGCTCGACGCCGGCGAACTCGGCGAGATCCGCCACTTCCGCGGGCGCTACCTCCAGGACTGGCTGGTCGATCCCGACGCGCCCTGGAGCTGGCGGCTCGACGCCGACCTCGCCGGCAGCGGCGCGCTCGGTGATCTGGGCGCACACACGGTAGATCTCGCGCGGTATCTCATCGGCGACATCGCCGAGGTCAGCGGCCAGTTGCGGACGTTCGTCGACGAGCGACCGACTCCGGACGGCGAGGACTCCCGCGAGGTGACCGTCGACGACGCCTACAGCGCGCAGGTGACCTTCGAGAACGGGGCCGTCGGGACGCTCGAGGCCTCGCGGTTCGCGACCGGCCACAAGAACGACCACGCGATCGCAATCCACGGCTCGAAGGGGAGCCTGCGGTTCGGCCTCGAACGGCTGAACGAACTCGAGGTCAACCTCGAGGGCGACCGAGGTTACCAGCGCGTGCTCGTCACCGACGAGGACGACCCCTACGGCGAGCACTGGTGGCCGCCGGGACACGTCCTCGGGTGGGAACACACGTTCGTCCATGAGAACTACGAGTTCCTCACGGCGGTCGCGGACGGCGGCGAGTACCGCCCGAACTTCGCCGACGGGGCGGCCGTCCAGCGCGTGCTCGCGGCCATCGAAGAGAGCGACGACCGCGGCGAGCGCCTGTCAGTCGAATGA
- a CDS encoding DUF7124 domain-containing protein produces the protein MSADSNTDDGELTLAFSLAAVERLEDPTAVFEDAQTWSRAVGLIDDDTDRIERLVEQHDLRQDFDLRGRDRWLTLEEVRETTSTPRHVYVGASDDDMRVSTMFDWEYVRVTEAAEKADWAVAEPSESGGLARLLSAVRGLFG, from the coding sequence ATGAGCGCCGATAGCAACACCGACGACGGGGAGTTGACGCTCGCGTTTTCGCTGGCGGCCGTCGAGCGCCTCGAGGACCCGACGGCGGTGTTCGAGGACGCACAGACCTGGAGCCGGGCGGTCGGTCTGATCGACGACGACACCGACCGGATCGAACGGCTCGTCGAGCAACACGACCTCCGGCAGGACTTCGACCTGCGGGGCCGAGACAGATGGCTCACTCTGGAGGAGGTCCGCGAGACGACCTCGACGCCGCGACACGTCTACGTCGGGGCGAGCGACGACGACATGCGCGTCTCGACGATGTTCGACTGGGAGTACGTCCGCGTCACCGAGGCCGCCGAGAAGGCCGACTGGGCGGTCGCCGAACCCTCCGAGTCGGGTGGCCTCGCCCGACTTCTGTCGGCCGTCCGGGGTCTGTTCGGGTGA
- the hisG gene encoding ATP phosphoribosyltransferase — translation MRIAVPNKGRLHEPSVELLERAGLHVVDGADRKLHAETVDPDVTILFARAADIPEYVSDGAADVGITGLDQVAEARRENLVELLDLEFGSCKLVLAAPEDGDIATVGDLDGGRVATEFPNVTREFLDEQGVDAEITEVSGATELTPHVDIADAIVDITSTGTTLRMNRLSVVADVLESSVRLFAREDTRDHEKVRQIETALGSVLAAEGKRYLMMNAPADALDEVKEVLPGMGGPTVMDIAGTDDVAVHAVVDDSEVFETINALKDVGASDVLVTEIERLVE, via the coding sequence ATGCGCATCGCCGTGCCCAACAAGGGCCGTCTCCACGAGCCGAGCGTCGAGCTGCTCGAACGCGCCGGACTGCACGTCGTCGACGGTGCCGACCGAAAACTCCACGCCGAGACGGTCGATCCCGATGTGACGATCCTGTTCGCCCGCGCCGCCGACATCCCCGAGTACGTCTCCGACGGGGCCGCCGACGTCGGCATCACCGGCCTCGATCAGGTCGCTGAGGCCCGGCGGGAGAACCTCGTCGAACTGCTCGATCTCGAGTTCGGGAGCTGCAAGCTCGTTCTCGCCGCGCCCGAAGACGGCGACATCGCTACCGTTGGCGACCTCGACGGCGGGCGAGTCGCGACCGAGTTCCCCAACGTGACCCGGGAGTTCCTCGACGAGCAGGGGGTCGACGCCGAGATCACCGAGGTCTCGGGCGCGACCGAGCTCACCCCGCACGTCGACATCGCCGACGCGATCGTCGACATCACCTCGACCGGGACGACCCTGCGGATGAACCGCCTGTCGGTCGTCGCGGACGTGCTCGAGTCGTCCGTCCGGCTGTTCGCCCGCGAGGACACCCGCGACCACGAGAAAGTCCGCCAGATCGAGACGGCGCTGGGCTCGGTCCTCGCCGCCGAGGGGAAACGCTATCTCATGATGAACGCCCCGGCCGACGCCCTCGATGAGGTCAAAGAAGTGCTTCCCGGCATGGGCGGGCCGACGGTGATGGACATCGCCGGCACCGACGACGTCGCGGTCCACGCGGTCGTCGACGACAGCGAGGTCTTCGAGACGATCAACGCGCTGAAAGACGTCGGTGCCAGCGACGTTCTCGTGACCGAGATCGAACGCCTCGTCGAGTGA
- a CDS encoding chemotaxis protein CheC: protein MSLQVDVRKLDLFNKMAKEGSETVADHLSQLAGIDAGIEVSKINFLDIEDVKTHLGSQKQVGIFVELVDSPHGYVLFLLEPRDSKQLVGQMVGGMGGDEPADGLFTDMERSAMQEIGNIMTSGYIDGWANVLDTTIDISTPSFAYGPASDIVDEMGGWPQEDIAFVVDSDIVAESTDVELTAYTFPRLRELVDLIQDIDLDTDVQADTTASTDIVE, encoded by the coding sequence ATGAGCCTCCAGGTCGACGTTCGAAAGCTGGATCTGTTCAACAAGATGGCGAAGGAGGGCTCGGAGACGGTCGCCGATCACCTGAGTCAGCTGGCCGGGATCGACGCCGGGATCGAGGTCTCGAAGATCAACTTTCTGGACATCGAGGACGTCAAGACGCACCTCGGCTCGCAAAAACAGGTCGGGATCTTCGTCGAACTGGTCGACTCCCCGCACGGGTACGTGCTCTTTCTGCTGGAACCGCGCGACAGCAAGCAACTGGTCGGACAGATGGTCGGCGGTATGGGCGGCGACGAGCCCGCGGACGGCCTGTTCACCGACATGGAGCGGTCGGCCATGCAGGAGATCGGCAACATCATGACTTCCGGCTACATCGACGGCTGGGCGAACGTCCTCGACACGACGATCGACATCTCGACGCCGTCATTCGCGTACGGTCCCGCGAGCGACATCGTCGACGAGATGGGCGGCTGGCCACAGGAGGACATCGCCTTCGTCGTCGACTCCGACATCGTCGCCGAATCGACGGACGTGGAACTCACCGCCTACACGTTCCCTCGGCTGCGGGAACTGGTCGATCTCATCCAGGACATCGACCTCGACACCGACGTTCAGGCGGACACGACTGCATCGACGGACATCGTCGAGTGA
- a CDS encoding helix-turn-helix transcriptional regulator, whose product MESVLEEVEFLARSENRVAVLTALADQRRTRRELEAETDASQATLGRILGDFQKRSWVRKDGSEYVATATGKLVARGLTDLLEILETECELRGLVRYLPTHAMDFDLRHLADATITTPTQTRPNAPVKRLLELVGGASEVRAFSHAFNEQNLTVVERRASAGELSFSGVLSRSAIEALASDPELRDRLRSLLDAPDTEIHVREEGIPLAVTIADDTVHMLLRDETGVLRASIDTNDEAVRSWASDTFDHYWRTATTLTADDLDQ is encoded by the coding sequence ATGGAATCGGTGCTGGAGGAGGTCGAGTTCCTCGCGCGCTCGGAGAACCGCGTGGCAGTGTTGACCGCGCTGGCCGACCAGCGCCGGACGCGGCGCGAACTCGAAGCCGAGACCGACGCCTCCCAGGCGACGCTCGGGCGGATCCTCGGCGACTTCCAGAAGCGGTCGTGGGTCCGAAAGGACGGCAGCGAGTACGTCGCGACTGCGACCGGCAAACTCGTCGCCCGCGGGCTGACCGACCTCCTCGAGATCCTCGAAACGGAATGTGAACTCCGGGGGCTGGTTCGGTATCTCCCGACGCACGCGATGGACTTCGATCTGCGCCATCTCGCGGACGCGACGATAACGACGCCCACACAGACCCGGCCGAACGCGCCCGTCAAGCGCCTGCTCGAACTGGTCGGCGGGGCGAGCGAGGTGCGCGCCTTCTCGCATGCGTTCAACGAACAGAACCTGACGGTCGTCGAGCGGCGAGCGAGCGCCGGCGAGCTGTCGTTTTCCGGCGTGCTTTCCCGGAGCGCGATCGAAGCGCTGGCGAGCGATCCCGAGCTTCGCGATCGGCTTCGATCGCTGCTGGACGCGCCGGACACCGAAATTCACGTCCGGGAAGAGGGAATCCCGCTCGCGGTCACCATCGCCGACGACACCGTCCACATGCTCTTGCGCGACGAGACCGGCGTCCTGCGGGCGTCGATCGACACCAACGATGAGGCCGTCCGCTCGTGGGCGAGTGACACGTTCGATCACTACTGGCGGACCGCCACGACGCTGACGGCCGACGACCTCGACCAGTGA
- a CDS encoding DMT family transporter, which yields MVGRRTLALFAAASLLFGGTFVAAKAGLAYFPPVLFVAFRFDIAAVALVAFAVATIPRSELVPRTRGDLLGIVATGGLVIGLANALLFVGQQHATSAVGAIVFGLNPILTPVFAALLLSDERLSTRGAAGMALGLLGVVLVVDPDPATLLAGGFGKLLILLGAASGALGTVLVRRADATLSSTARTAWGLPLAAALTHGLSLATGESASAVVWSGEALLALGYVGVFAGAIAYIVYFSLIDTTGAIKANLVFYVVPAVATIGGWTLLGETISALTVAGFLTIFAGFALMGSESIAAWWATVETPSIRPGREERSERTYSSRAD from the coding sequence ATGGTCGGCCGCCGCACGCTCGCGCTGTTTGCCGCCGCGAGTCTGCTGTTCGGCGGAACGTTCGTCGCCGCGAAGGCCGGACTGGCGTACTTCCCGCCAGTGCTGTTCGTCGCCTTCCGGTTCGATATCGCCGCGGTCGCGCTGGTCGCGTTCGCCGTCGCGACGATCCCTCGATCGGAGCTCGTTCCGCGAACCCGCGGAGACCTGCTCGGGATCGTCGCGACCGGCGGGCTCGTCATCGGGCTGGCCAACGCGTTGCTGTTCGTCGGCCAGCAGCACGCGACCAGTGCCGTCGGCGCGATCGTCTTCGGGCTCAACCCGATTCTGACGCCGGTGTTCGCTGCCCTCCTGCTGTCCGACGAGCGCCTGTCGACCCGCGGCGCTGCCGGGATGGCGCTCGGCCTGCTCGGGGTCGTCCTCGTGGTCGATCCCGACCCGGCGACGCTGCTCGCCGGCGGGTTCGGCAAGCTCCTCATACTCCTCGGAGCCGCAAGCGGCGCGCTCGGGACAGTGCTCGTTCGGCGAGCGGACGCCACGCTCTCGAGCACGGCCCGAACCGCGTGGGGACTCCCGCTGGCCGCGGCGCTCACCCACGGGCTGAGCCTGGCGACCGGCGAGTCCGCGTCCGCGGTCGTCTGGTCGGGCGAGGCGCTGCTCGCCCTCGGATACGTCGGGGTCTTCGCCGGCGCGATCGCCTACATCGTCTACTTCAGTCTCATCGACACGACGGGCGCGATCAAGGCCAATCTGGTCTTCTACGTCGTCCCGGCCGTCGCGACGATCGGCGGCTGGACGCTCCTGGGCGAGACGATCTCGGCGCTGACCGTCGCCGGCTTCCTGACGATCTTCGCCGGGTTCGCACTGATGGGGAGCGAGTCCATCGCCGCGTGGTGGGCAACTGTCGAGACTCCGTCGATCCGCCCCGGTCGCGAGGAACGCAGCGAGCGGACCTACTCCTCGCGCGCGGACTGA
- a CDS encoding type II toxin-antitoxin system VapC family toxin, with protein sequence MIVLDNDVAVKLLREDDSAVKSHLSQYSGEAWAIPSLVSFEFFQHYGDLTVVAQTQRRLHDVFDEILPFTDDVAVEAWRLNDRLLAQEVSLDILDLLNLATAHEAGATFITHNSNDFDRPPVYQLVDLDVIVS encoded by the coding sequence GTGATTGTTCTTGACAACGACGTCGCGGTCAAACTCCTTCGAGAAGACGATTCCGCGGTGAAATCGCATCTGAGTCAGTACAGCGGTGAAGCCTGGGCGATTCCGTCCTTGGTGAGCTTCGAGTTTTTCCAACACTACGGAGATCTGACTGTTGTTGCCCAGACACAGCGGCGACTCCACGACGTTTTCGACGAGATTCTACCGTTCACGGACGATGTCGCAGTCGAGGCCTGGCGTCTCAACGATCGGCTTCTTGCACAGGAGGTCTCACTCGACATACTCGACCTTCTGAACCTCGCCACCGCTCATGAGGCCGGGGCGACGTTCATCACACACAACAGCAACGACTTCGACAGACCACCGGTCTACCAGCTTGTCGATCTCGACGTTATCGTTTCGTGA
- a CDS encoding antitoxin VapB family protein: MTTTIRVSDDIKDRLERLKRDDETFDELLDRLSRDEKDIDAIAGSFDRPEDEGLAESVSRAHEELHKSLEERMERSEQ; encoded by the coding sequence ATGACAACGACTATCCGAGTCTCCGATGACATCAAAGATCGACTTGAGCGGTTGAAACGGGATGACGAGACGTTTGATGAGTTACTTGACCGTCTCAGCAGAGACGAGAAAGACATTGACGCCATCGCTGGCAGTTTCGACAGGCCAGAAGACGAAGGACTGGCCGAGTCCGTCAGCCGGGCGCATGAGGAACTGCACAAGTCTCTCGAAGAGCGAATGGAGCGGTCCGAGCAGTGA